In a genomic window of Nocardia fluminea:
- a CDS encoding HD domain-containing protein, with translation MNEAFAELLAPLTDSRRAHSIAVGERMQSVADRLPIELREDAVTAAFLHDVGYRGGETGFHPIDGARLLRSLGYSPATCHIVAFHTASVVEAEVRGLDPHVFDEFVLDGVPGLAMADDFMWWADLSTGPAGESFTVDERISEILTRYEVGSIVHTAITRAQPYLTAAAQRAAGSM, from the coding sequence GTGAATGAGGCCTTTGCGGAACTCCTTGCGCCGCTGACAGACTCGCGTCGCGCTCATTCGATCGCTGTGGGCGAGCGCATGCAGAGCGTTGCTGACCGGTTGCCGATTGAACTCCGCGAGGATGCTGTCACAGCGGCATTCCTGCACGATGTCGGTTACCGGGGCGGCGAAACGGGATTCCATCCGATCGACGGTGCGCGGTTACTTCGATCGCTGGGCTACTCGCCTGCGACCTGCCATATCGTGGCGTTCCATACGGCCAGCGTGGTGGAGGCCGAAGTGCGCGGGCTCGACCCGCATGTGTTCGATGAGTTCGTGCTCGACGGCGTGCCCGGGCTCGCGATGGCCGATGACTTCATGTGGTGGGCCGACCTGTCGACCGGTCCGGCCGGTGAGTCCTTCACCGTGGACGAGCGGATATCCGAGATTTTGACTCGGTATGAGGTGGGCAGCATCGTGCACACCGCGATCACGCGGGCACAGCCGTACCTGACGGCGGCGGCTCAGCGCGCGGCAGGATCGATGTAG
- a CDS encoding DUF7882 family protein: MAKLVYGGNVTFNMTNDLLVSVQRVMEIKFADSQGFWFEHEGQGAWFHPSIPVLIQYDDDKPIRYSRERTSNLADDADGLLGVSLGPNSVLARMEIVDPDWEKPVDSEGDTSGN; this comes from the coding sequence ATGGCCAAACTGGTCTACGGCGGGAACGTGACGTTCAACATGACTAACGATCTGCTGGTCTCGGTCCAGCGGGTCATGGAGATAAAATTTGCTGACAGCCAAGGTTTCTGGTTTGAGCACGAGGGTCAGGGTGCCTGGTTCCATCCCTCGATCCCCGTGTTGATCCAGTACGACGACGACAAGCCGATTCGATACTCGCGTGAGAGGACATCGAACCTTGCGGATGACGCCGACGGCCTTCTTGGTGTTTCGCTCGGCCCCAACTCAGTTCTCGCAAGGATGGAGATCGTCGACCCGGACTGGGAGAAGCCAGTCGATTCCGAAGGCGACACGAGTGGCAATTGA
- a CDS encoding DUF2637 domain-containing protein translates to MDTADQKSKGGMRWAIWSAVLVIAGIGAAAFVLSFAALQDLAIIAGTHPSLAWLFPVIVDGTIVQATMAVIVLGPNAPERSWFSRVLLVGAAVSVGSNAIHAYITGHGIGGAFMAAIPPLALLIDTHGLALLLRAAQRVSAPADPVDTVSEPADDPAPDVVPAVTTPAPALSPVHSFHTPPRTVAPLLPVAVPIPTGGN, encoded by the coding sequence ATGGATACGGCGGATCAGAAGTCCAAAGGCGGTATGCGGTGGGCGATCTGGTCCGCTGTCCTCGTTATCGCCGGTATCGGTGCTGCGGCGTTCGTGTTGTCGTTCGCCGCATTGCAAGACCTCGCGATCATCGCCGGCACTCACCCCAGTCTGGCCTGGCTGTTCCCGGTGATCGTCGACGGCACGATCGTTCAGGCCACGATGGCGGTGATCGTGCTCGGGCCGAATGCGCCGGAGCGGTCCTGGTTCTCGCGGGTGTTGCTGGTCGGGGCTGCGGTCTCGGTCGGTAGCAACGCGATCCACGCCTACATCACCGGCCACGGTATCGGTGGGGCGTTCATGGCCGCGATCCCACCGTTGGCGCTGCTCATCGATACCCACGGTCTGGCGCTGCTTCTCCGTGCGGCACAACGGGTTTCGGCACCTGCTGACCCCGTCGACACCGTTTCCGAACCTGCCGATGACCCTGCGCCCGATGTGGTGCCCGCGGTCACCACACCTGCCCCGGCCCTCTCGCCGGTGCACTCCTTCCACACTCCTCCGCGCACGGTTGCTCCGTTGCTGCCTGTCGCGGTCCCGATCCCTACAGGGGGCAACTGA
- a CDS encoding XRE family transcriptional regulator, with protein sequence MGNERLRGAMDAVNLTKHGLAERLEVSTKTVERWITQGRCPHPTMRLQVAKELGRDETYLWPELLAGTRSANASLSELVQIWPTRPEVPHEVWRSLMRQAQNNIDVLVYAGGFLVESLDFVNVVKQKAAEGARIRILLGDHTCAEVYKRAQEEGLASLPQRCKSTLEYLAETTELPTVEIRTHQTPLYNSIYRFDDSMLLNTHSYGAYAAKSPVQHLQQVRGGRLFAYYMDSFEAVWALGVTPALP encoded by the coding sequence ATGGGGAACGAAAGACTGCGCGGCGCAATGGATGCCGTGAACCTGACCAAGCACGGCCTCGCCGAGCGGCTTGAGGTGTCGACCAAGACGGTCGAAAGGTGGATCACCCAGGGCCGTTGCCCGCACCCAACGATGCGCTTGCAGGTGGCCAAGGAGCTCGGTCGCGACGAGACGTACCTGTGGCCCGAATTGCTCGCCGGGACGCGGTCTGCGAATGCGTCTCTCTCGGAACTCGTACAGATTTGGCCGACACGCCCGGAGGTACCGCACGAGGTCTGGCGCTCCCTTATGCGGCAGGCGCAGAACAACATCGACGTTCTCGTCTACGCAGGCGGATTTCTGGTCGAATCGCTGGACTTCGTTAACGTCGTCAAGCAGAAGGCCGCCGAGGGTGCCCGGATTCGTATCCTCCTCGGCGACCACACGTGCGCCGAGGTCTACAAGCGCGCACAGGAGGAAGGTCTGGCCTCACTGCCTCAGCGCTGCAAATCGACACTGGAATATCTGGCCGAGACGACCGAGCTGCCGACCGTCGAGATCCGAACACACCAGACACCGCTCTACAACAGCATCTACCGGTTCGATGACTCGATGCTGCTCAATACCCACAGCTACGGCGCATACGCAGCGAAGTCACCAGTGCAGCACCTGCAACAGGTCCGCGGTGGGCGCTTGTTTGCGTACTACATGGACTCGTTCGAAGCGGTATGGGCTCTGGGCGTGACCCCCGCACTACCCTGA
- a CDS encoding GntR family transcriptional regulator, translating into MGPCQTQLIPPEEAAVSKPELSQASGRGTGGTPPKPAYERIADEYARQIHNGSLHPGSALPSQSEMAERYGVSEIVIREAIRLLKSRGLVRTVPRRGSFVAEQLPDNHGALPQEPVGEIERIRATPDPILRARLATELSTQYQIRLAELSSIRQAAIEDAYTAGLTATEIAQHLGLTKSRISQIRHPKV; encoded by the coding sequence GTGGGGCCATGCCAAACTCAGCTGATACCACCGGAGGAGGCTGCCGTGTCGAAACCCGAACTCTCACAGGCATCAGGTAGAGGTACGGGCGGAACGCCGCCGAAACCAGCGTACGAACGTATCGCAGACGAGTACGCGCGGCAGATACACAACGGTTCTCTGCACCCGGGCTCAGCCCTACCCAGCCAGTCCGAGATGGCTGAACGCTACGGCGTCTCAGAGATCGTCATCCGCGAGGCGATCCGACTGTTGAAGTCGAGGGGCCTCGTCCGAACCGTCCCGCGCCGCGGATCTTTTGTTGCTGAACAACTCCCGGACAACCACGGTGCTTTGCCTCAGGAGCCGGTCGGTGAGATCGAACGCATCCGAGCAACTCCCGACCCAATTCTTCGTGCGAGGCTCGCGACCGAGCTGAGCACCCAGTACCAGATCCGCCTTGCCGAGCTGTCCAGCATCCGCCAAGCAGCCATCGAAGACGCCTACACAGCCGGTCTCACCGCGACGGAGATCGCCCAGCATCTCGGCCTGACCAAAAGCAGGATCAGCCAAATCCGCCACCCGAAGGTCTGA
- a CDS encoding DNA cytosine methyltransferase, which yields MNSSSRPRLLDLYCKAGGASMGYHRAGFDVTGVDIEPQPRYPFTFVQGDALEFLTAHGHEFDAIAASPPCHDHTPLSSRAGVNGSGWLLGATLDLLAAQPVPWVVENVMGADMRADAVLCGSMFGLRTYRHRKFAIDTRIPWLPAVPWHPAHTARTSTKKRRRDFDAGMNISITGDVGSWLGPACMGIDWMTGSELAQAIPPAYTHHLGLHLLDHLDNTIGLEAA from the coding sequence ATGAACAGCTCATCTCGTCCCCGCCTGCTCGACCTGTACTGCAAGGCCGGTGGCGCTTCCATGGGCTACCACCGTGCAGGGTTCGACGTGACCGGCGTGGACATCGAGCCGCAACCGCGGTACCCGTTCACCTTCGTTCAGGGTGACGCGCTGGAGTTTCTGACCGCTCACGGCCACGAGTTCGACGCTATCGCCGCGTCTCCTCCTTGCCACGATCACACCCCGCTGTCCTCGCGTGCCGGGGTCAACGGTTCGGGCTGGTTGCTCGGCGCGACCCTGGACCTGCTCGCCGCGCAGCCGGTGCCATGGGTGGTCGAGAACGTGATGGGCGCGGACATGCGCGCTGACGCGGTGCTGTGTGGGTCGATGTTCGGGCTACGGACCTACCGGCACCGCAAATTCGCCATCGATACCCGTATCCCGTGGTTGCCCGCGGTGCCGTGGCATCCGGCCCATACCGCCCGGACCTCGACCAAGAAGCGTCGCCGTGACTTCGACGCCGGCATGAACATCTCGATCACCGGCGATGTCGGTTCCTGGCTCGGTCCGGCGTGCATGGGCATCGACTGGATGACCGGTTCCGAACTCGCCCAAGCCATCCCACCCGCCTACACCCACCACCTCGGCCTGCACCTGCTCGACCACCTCGATAACACCATCGGCTTGGAGGCGGCATGA
- a CDS encoding ATP-binding protein, which produces MTPDVSRLVGQLASQPSEAEWLEFKQNLSDGEQIGQYISALSNAAALNEVPRAYLVWGVEDGTHAIVGTTFDLHTAKKGNQSLDLWIRGGLNPDPGVSYYTGEVEGKRVGVLEIQPACHYPTQFSGTAYIRIGSHKKKLNEHPAEAKRLYQVLESKPFEARTAAEGLMEDDVLTLLDHEVYFRLQKRPVPADQSQIMFALETDRIVTQDLPGSYSITNVGALLFAKHLSAFPSLARKAPRVIKYRGKSKVFGEREQLGVRGYACGFEGLVKYIDNLLPRNEVIKQALREEVSMFPEVAVREVIANALIHQDFSVSGTGPLVELYDDRLEITNPGVPLIDPTRFIDAPPRSRNEQLARMMRQCHLCEERGSGWDRIAFEIESFQLPAPEVRVTEGHTVVTMFGPRPVKDMSREERIWATYFHACLKSVQNERLTNTSLRARFGLSDRNVSTVTAYIREAVDAGLIVQFDPTAGRKNMQYVPWWAATSAG; this is translated from the coding sequence GTGACCCCCGATGTATCCCGCCTAGTTGGTCAGCTGGCAAGTCAGCCCAGCGAAGCTGAGTGGTTGGAGTTCAAGCAGAACCTCTCAGACGGAGAGCAGATTGGCCAGTACATCTCCGCTCTCTCAAACGCGGCCGCCCTAAACGAGGTTCCCCGCGCCTACCTAGTTTGGGGAGTGGAGGACGGCACACACGCCATCGTCGGCACGACCTTTGATCTGCACACGGCCAAGAAGGGGAACCAGTCGCTTGACTTGTGGATTCGTGGCGGGTTAAACCCAGACCCAGGTGTTAGCTACTACACAGGCGAGGTAGAGGGCAAACGTGTGGGAGTGCTTGAGATCCAACCTGCGTGCCACTACCCAACCCAGTTCTCTGGCACAGCGTATATCCGCATCGGCAGCCACAAAAAGAAGCTGAACGAGCATCCAGCCGAGGCCAAGCGCCTCTACCAGGTGCTTGAGTCAAAGCCGTTCGAAGCACGTACGGCTGCTGAAGGGCTGATGGAGGACGACGTTCTCACTCTCCTCGATCATGAAGTCTATTTCCGGCTACAGAAGAGGCCAGTGCCGGCAGATCAGAGCCAGATCATGTTCGCTCTGGAGACGGACAGGATCGTCACCCAGGACCTGCCTGGCTCGTACAGCATCACCAATGTGGGCGCACTTCTGTTCGCCAAGCACCTCTCCGCCTTCCCGTCTCTGGCACGGAAGGCGCCTCGCGTGATCAAGTATCGAGGCAAGAGCAAGGTGTTCGGGGAGCGCGAGCAGCTCGGGGTTCGTGGCTATGCCTGCGGCTTCGAAGGCCTTGTGAAGTACATCGACAACCTGCTTCCGCGTAATGAGGTCATCAAGCAAGCCCTTCGCGAGGAAGTGAGCATGTTCCCCGAGGTAGCAGTTCGCGAGGTGATCGCAAACGCTCTCATTCACCAGGACTTCTCTGTTAGCGGCACCGGTCCGCTGGTGGAGCTCTACGACGACCGCTTGGAAATCACGAACCCAGGCGTACCCCTCATCGACCCCACCCGGTTCATCGACGCTCCTCCAAGGTCACGCAACGAGCAACTTGCACGGATGATGCGGCAGTGTCACCTTTGCGAAGAACGTGGGAGCGGATGGGACCGGATCGCTTTCGAGATTGAATCGTTTCAACTTCCTGCGCCTGAGGTGCGCGTGACTGAAGGGCATACCGTCGTAACGATGTTCGGCCCTCGGCCCGTGAAGGACATGAGTCGCGAGGAGCGGATCTGGGCGACGTACTTCCACGCCTGCCTCAAGTCTGTTCAGAACGAGAGGCTGACCAATACCAGCCTCCGCGCCAGGTTTGGCCTCTCCGATCGGAACGTGAGCACAGTCACTGCGTACATTCGCGAGGCAGTGGATGCTGGGCTCATCGTCCAGTTCGACCCGACTGCTGGCAGGAAGAACATGCAGTACGTGCCATGGTGGGCCGCCACGAGTGCTGGCTAG
- a CDS encoding NUDIX hydrolase, translating into MGRRIDYHQDPNAPAANSVRPSAGAFVRRDDAVLLICRSDNGNWSMPGGAHDPGESLSRTAIRETEEETGVIIELTGIVGIFTDPTHVIHYTSNDEVRQEFTVIYRAKAIGGEPTTSSESTRVVWVPIADLETLNMDPSQRKRIDWALSEDEPYIDPAAR; encoded by the coding sequence ATGGGACGCCGAATCGACTATCACCAGGATCCGAACGCCCCCGCAGCGAACAGCGTCAGGCCAAGTGCCGGCGCATTCGTTCGGCGGGACGATGCCGTTCTGCTGATCTGTCGATCCGACAACGGCAACTGGTCAATGCCCGGTGGGGCACACGACCCCGGCGAATCACTCAGTCGAACGGCGATTCGCGAGACCGAGGAGGAAACCGGCGTCATCATCGAGCTGACCGGAATTGTCGGCATCTTCACCGACCCGACGCACGTCATCCACTACACAAGCAACGATGAAGTGCGCCAGGAGTTCACCGTAATCTACCGCGCCAAAGCGATCGGCGGTGAGCCGACGACGAGCAGCGAAAGCACACGGGTCGTATGGGTACCCATTGCGGACCTGGAAACACTCAATATGGACCCAAGTCAGCGCAAGCGCATCGACTGGGCACTCAGTGAGGATGAGCCCTACATCGATCCTGCCGCGCGCTGA
- a CDS encoding ArsR/SmtB family transcription factor, producing the protein MADEVPPREITDPAALRALAHPLRQRILRVLAENGPATATALGARLNENTGATSYHLRQLAEHGFIEEAPELAKGKERWWRSPPKDLRYRMDGERSPELRELMESLVAQHITEDIEMFQRFQAERAELGEWADMMPFSRGAVYATPAELEEFFEDYMSLLKRFQQSHAQDRPGTRRVLTRFLAFPAPRDTAK; encoded by the coding sequence ATGGCTGACGAGGTACCGCCCAGAGAGATCACCGATCCCGCGGCGCTGCGAGCGCTCGCGCATCCCCTGCGCCAGCGCATCCTGCGTGTGCTCGCGGAAAATGGCCCGGCCACCGCGACAGCGTTGGGTGCCCGGCTGAACGAGAACACCGGGGCCACCAGCTACCACCTGCGCCAACTCGCTGAACACGGCTTCATCGAGGAAGCGCCCGAACTGGCCAAGGGTAAGGAGCGGTGGTGGCGTTCGCCGCCGAAGGATCTGCGCTACCGGATGGATGGCGAACGGTCGCCGGAGCTACGGGAGCTGATGGAAAGTCTTGTCGCTCAGCACATCACCGAGGACATCGAGATGTTCCAGCGTTTCCAGGCCGAGCGCGCCGAGCTGGGGGAGTGGGCCGACATGATGCCCTTCTCGCGTGGCGCGGTCTACGCGACGCCGGCCGAACTCGAGGAGTTCTTCGAGGACTACATGTCGCTGCTGAAGCGGTTTCAGCAGTCGCACGCGCAGGACCGCCCGGGTACCCGCCGCGTGCTGACGCGCTTTCTCGCCTTTCCTGCACCCCGCGACACCGCGAAGTAG
- a CDS encoding FtsK/SpoIIIE domain-containing protein, with the protein MITTIVALSTVIATGVLLWWRHLDGVIYPGQEVDPLAGVPADLRTAALILTDLRHQRLMWSVVGLGSDGNWPSVLSADLIESGAVLDVQMVGGQKLSDWTNTETTDALAQYLGVPKVLVSQTSPGFLRVELRTFDTLAASVTAPGLAWTGVDLEAVAVGVREDGRTWLLRVLYAHILLAGATGSGKGSVLWSIINGIGPAIKAGVVDVWMADPKGGMEFGRGSRMWVRFEWTADGILAMLTEAVRLMDERSDRLRSAGVRKWYPSTDEPLILIVIDEAAALSSYANREQQEQFRQFTGLLLSKGRAVGVSVIAALQDPSKETMPNRQLFPVRVGLRLDEPTQTAMVHGQGAKDRGALCHEIPDTTPGVGYVGEDGTTEFVRVRAFWISDEQVDAIVDAFSPVPMAPAPPVDDDFDPATFDPDHIPGEDDEQGWAA; encoded by the coding sequence ATGATCACGACCATTGTCGCGCTCTCGACAGTCATCGCCACTGGTGTGCTGCTGTGGTGGCGTCACCTCGACGGTGTCATCTACCCCGGCCAGGAGGTCGACCCCCTCGCGGGAGTGCCGGCGGATTTGCGTACCGCCGCTCTGATCCTGACCGATCTCCGCCACCAGAGGCTGATGTGGTCGGTGGTGGGCCTGGGCTCGGACGGGAACTGGCCCAGCGTGCTGTCGGCGGACCTGATCGAGTCCGGCGCCGTGCTCGACGTACAGATGGTCGGCGGTCAGAAACTCTCGGACTGGACCAACACCGAAACCACCGACGCTCTCGCGCAGTACCTCGGTGTCCCGAAAGTCCTCGTGTCCCAAACCTCGCCCGGTTTCCTGCGGGTGGAACTGCGGACCTTCGACACCCTCGCCGCCTCGGTCACCGCGCCTGGCCTGGCCTGGACCGGGGTCGATCTGGAAGCCGTGGCGGTCGGGGTGCGCGAAGACGGCCGAACCTGGCTACTGCGTGTCCTCTACGCCCACATCCTGCTGGCCGGGGCGACCGGTTCGGGTAAGGGCTCGGTGCTGTGGTCGATCATCAACGGCATCGGACCCGCGATCAAAGCCGGGGTCGTAGATGTGTGGATGGCAGATCCCAAGGGCGGCATGGAATTCGGTCGCGGCTCACGAATGTGGGTCCGGTTCGAATGGACCGCTGACGGCATCCTCGCGATGCTCACCGAAGCCGTCCGCCTGATGGATGAGCGTTCGGATCGTCTGCGTAGTGCCGGTGTCCGCAAGTGGTATCCGTCCACCGACGAACCGCTGATTCTGATCGTCATCGATGAGGCTGCCGCCCTGTCGTCGTATGCGAACCGTGAGCAGCAGGAACAGTTCCGCCAGTTCACCGGCCTGTTGTTGTCGAAAGGCCGTGCGGTCGGTGTCTCGGTGATCGCGGCGTTGCAGGACCCGTCGAAGGAGACGATGCCGAACCGGCAACTGTTCCCGGTTCGGGTGGGTTTGCGTCTGGACGAGCCGACACAGACCGCGATGGTCCACGGCCAAGGCGCGAAAGACCGGGGTGCGTTGTGCCACGAGATCCCCGACACCACACCCGGTGTCGGCTACGTCGGCGAAGACGGCACTACCGAGTTCGTTCGGGTCCGCGCCTTCTGGATCTCCGACGAGCAGGTCGACGCGATCGTGGATGCCTTCTCGCCGGTCCCGATGGCCCCTGCGCCCCCGGTGGATGACGATTTCGACCCGGCCACCTTCGACCCCGACCACATCCCCGGTGAGGACGACGAGCAGGGGTGGGCGGCATGA